In one Neobacillus sp. WH10 genomic region, the following are encoded:
- a CDS encoding HK97 gp10 family phage protein → MASVGNLANEIVRELQRYANVVSEDVDTAAEEVANDLVDELRNISPKKTGSYRKGWRIKNVRGKRIVHNKTDYQLTHLLEKGHVKRGGGRVPAKVHIAPAEQKAVDEFLTKVEQAVRP, encoded by the coding sequence GTGGCTAGTGTTGGAAACTTAGCAAATGAAATTGTGAGGGAATTACAGAGATATGCTAACGTGGTTTCTGAAGACGTAGATACAGCAGCTGAAGAAGTAGCGAACGATTTGGTAGATGAATTGAGAAACATCAGTCCTAAGAAGACTGGCTCATATCGTAAAGGCTGGAGAATAAAAAATGTTCGTGGAAAAAGGATAGTCCACAACAAAACAGATTACCAGCTTACCCACCTGTTAGAAAAAGGCCATGTTAAACGAGGTGGCGGTCGTGTACCTGCCAAAGTTCACATTGCACCGGCAGAGCAAAAAGCTGTTGATGAATTTTTAACTAAGGTTGAACAGGCGGTGAGACCATGA